One Kitasatospora sp. MAP12-44 DNA segment encodes these proteins:
- a CDS encoding ABC transporter ATP-binding protein, translating to MKELWRTLHGHRTRFVVIMVAEAVSGGIEALVHPLLLKALFDTAILAGNFRRFLALGAGYLLLGLTLNYGGYWIACWRKRFENSLVLLLEMELLDRTLALDGRKVSEAGNASYVSRVHNDVYEGVLPAVDICIRIAKQALASAVFLGVLLYLSWQASFILLVIIPPLVVVSNAIGKRIEDNTERERDAEAGYINKLTRTLDAFHALRGLPSLLPGTRTANKDGLSRYLGITFTNYRLAQKQSTLSDLVMNLSDTASMVTGAYFVFAGRMTFGGFLAFVNSLWRAVTGIFDLVNMIPQARRSTAVLKRIHTLRDSQATAYHDEGPAVLVHGARVGYGDGVNISIDDFELRAGEHVLLRGPNGCGKTTLLHIISGTLAPDTGLVALPPRVASLTAPVSLPPLPVRELVADERLRTSMGLNALADQLPSELSSGQRQRVGVAALLCEDADLYLVDEPFANLDENGRDLVLRTLKEQTGGRGLLVVHHGDEDLDSSFDRVVTLSGTAVRP from the coding sequence GTGAAGGAGCTGTGGCGCACGCTGCACGGGCACCGGACCCGGTTCGTGGTGATCATGGTCGCCGAAGCGGTCTCGGGTGGCATCGAAGCCCTGGTGCACCCGCTGCTGCTCAAAGCACTGTTCGACACGGCGATCCTGGCCGGGAACTTCCGCAGGTTCCTCGCCCTCGGCGCCGGCTACCTGCTGCTCGGACTCACCCTCAACTACGGGGGCTACTGGATCGCCTGCTGGCGCAAGCGGTTCGAGAACTCGCTGGTCCTGCTGCTGGAGATGGAACTGCTGGACCGCACGCTCGCCCTGGACGGCCGAAAGGTGTCGGAGGCCGGAAACGCCTCCTACGTCAGCCGGGTGCACAACGATGTCTACGAGGGCGTGCTGCCGGCCGTCGACATCTGCATCCGCATCGCGAAGCAGGCGCTCGCGTCCGCCGTCTTCCTCGGTGTGCTGCTGTACCTGTCCTGGCAGGCGAGCTTCATCCTGCTCGTCATCATTCCGCCGCTGGTGGTCGTGAGCAACGCCATCGGCAAGCGGATCGAGGACAACACCGAGCGTGAACGGGACGCGGAGGCGGGGTACATCAACAAGCTGACCCGAACGCTGGACGCCTTCCACGCGCTGCGCGGTCTGCCGTCGCTGCTGCCCGGCACCCGAACGGCGAACAAGGACGGACTGAGCCGCTACCTGGGCATCACCTTCACCAACTACCGGCTCGCCCAGAAGCAGAGCACGCTGAGCGACCTCGTGATGAACCTGTCGGACACCGCCTCGATGGTCACCGGGGCCTACTTCGTCTTCGCCGGACGGATGACGTTCGGCGGCTTTCTCGCCTTCGTGAACTCGCTCTGGCGGGCCGTCACCGGGATCTTCGACCTGGTCAACATGATTCCGCAGGCCCGCCGGAGTACCGCCGTACTCAAGCGGATCCACACCCTGCGCGACTCCCAGGCGACCGCGTACCACGACGAGGGGCCCGCAGTGCTGGTCCACGGCGCCCGGGTCGGGTACGGCGACGGCGTCAACATATCGATCGACGACTTCGAGCTGCGCGCCGGCGAGCACGTCCTGCTCCGGGGCCCCAACGGCTGCGGCAAGACGACGCTCCTGCACATTATCTCCGGGACGCTTGCCCCCGACACCGGGCTGGTCGCGCTGCCGCCCCGAGTGGCGAGCCTGACCGCTCCCGTGAGTCTGCCCCCGCTGCCGGTACGCGAACTGGTCGCCGACGAGCGGCTGCGCACATCGATGGGACTGAACGCCCTGGCTGACCAGCTCCCCTCGGAGCTGTCATCCGGCCAGCGGCAGCGGGTCGGGGTCGCCGCACTCCTGTGTGAGGACGCGGACCTCTACCTCGTCGACGAACCGTTCGCGAACCTCGACGAGAACGGGAGGGACCTGGTGCTCCGGACACTGAAGGAGCAGACCGGGGGACGCGGCCTCCTTGTCGTGCACCACGGTGACGAGGACCTCGACAGCAGCTTTGATCGGGTGGTGACCCTGTCGGGGACTGCCGTGCGCCCCTGA
- a CDS encoding permease, with translation MLALLLCSRLTGGWHSTPWLQAWMTVFIAICVQALPFLLLGTVLSAAVAAFVPTSFLERALPKNPVLAVPIAGVAGVVLPGCECASVPVAGRLIARGVAPAAALAFLLSSPAINPVVLVATSVAFRGHPEMVLARLVASLATAVVMGLLWARFGRPEWLRPRVLVEPTGDRGRWGTFRASLEEDFLHAGGFLVIGGMTAATLNVAVPRAVLGSVAGIPGVSVLVLALLAVLLAVCSEADAFVAAGLSGFSPVARLAFMVVGPMVDTKLIALQAGTFGRAFAWRFSAATFVVAVATAALVGWALL, from the coding sequence ATGCTGGCCCTGCTGCTCTGCTCGCGTCTGACGGGCGGTTGGCACAGCACGCCCTGGCTGCAGGCCTGGATGACGGTCTTCATCGCGATCTGCGTCCAGGCGCTGCCGTTCCTGCTGCTCGGCACCGTGCTGTCCGCGGCCGTCGCCGCGTTCGTCCCGACCTCCTTCCTGGAGCGGGCGCTGCCGAAGAACCCGGTCCTCGCGGTCCCGATCGCCGGTGTGGCGGGGGTGGTGCTGCCCGGCTGCGAGTGCGCGTCGGTGCCGGTGGCCGGCCGGCTGATCGCCCGCGGGGTGGCGCCGGCCGCCGCGCTCGCGTTCCTGCTCTCCTCGCCCGCGATCAATCCGGTGGTGCTGGTCGCGACCAGTGTCGCCTTCCGGGGCCATCCGGAGATGGTGCTGGCCCGGCTGGTCGCCTCGCTGGCCACGGCCGTGGTGATGGGCCTGCTGTGGGCGCGCTTCGGCCGTCCCGAGTGGCTGCGGCCGCGGGTGCTGGTCGAGCCGACGGGGGACCGGGGGCGGTGGGGGACGTTCCGGGCCTCGCTGGAGGAGGACTTCCTGCACGCGGGCGGGTTCCTGGTGATCGGCGGCATGACGGCGGCCACCCTGAACGTGGCAGTGCCGCGCGCGGTGCTCGGCTCCGTCGCGGGCATCCCCGGGGTGTCGGTGCTGGTGCTGGCGCTGCTCGCGGTCCTGCTGGCGGTCTGCTCGGAGGCGGACGCGTTCGTCGCCGCCGGGCTGAGCGGCTTCTCGCCAGTGGCCCGGCTGGCGTTCATGGTGGTCGGCCCGATGGTGGACACGAAGCTGATCGCCCTTCAGGCGGGTACCTTCGGCCGCGCGTTCGCCTGGCGGTTCTCCGCCGCGACCTTCGTGGTCGCGGTGGCCACCGCCGCGCTGGTGGGATGGGCGCTGCTGTGA
- a CDS encoding ABC transporter ATP-binding protein: protein MRIAIEDLTVTLSGRQVLSGVHLLAAEGEIAGLVGPNGSGKSTLLRTVYRHLKPSAGRVLLAGRDLRSMTPVEAARHIAALPQERGGDFEFSVREVVAMGRAPYQRAFVGEDATDREVVAEALAHVGLSGHEGRSFAALSGGERQRVLLARAFAQQPDVLVLDEPTNHLDVQHQVELLALLRAQRRTTLISLHDLNAAASLCDRLHVLHEGAVVASGSPREVLTPELLAAVFGVRAAVLEHPLTGDPLIAFDHRAPAPQDAPEPV, encoded by the coding sequence TTGAGAATCGCCATCGAGGATCTGACCGTCACCCTCTCCGGGCGCCAGGTGCTCTCCGGCGTCCATCTGCTCGCGGCGGAGGGCGAGATCGCCGGACTCGTCGGCCCCAACGGCAGCGGCAAGTCGACTCTGCTGCGCACCGTCTACCGGCATCTGAAGCCGTCGGCGGGCCGGGTGCTGCTGGCCGGCCGGGACCTGCGGTCGATGACGCCGGTCGAGGCCGCCCGGCACATCGCCGCGCTGCCTCAGGAGCGCGGTGGTGACTTCGAGTTCAGCGTCCGCGAGGTCGTGGCGATGGGCCGCGCCCCGTACCAACGGGCCTTCGTGGGGGAGGATGCCACTGATCGTGAGGTCGTGGCCGAGGCCCTCGCTCACGTCGGTCTCAGTGGGCACGAGGGACGGAGCTTCGCCGCACTCTCCGGAGGTGAGCGCCAACGGGTGTTGCTGGCACGGGCGTTCGCCCAGCAGCCGGACGTCCTGGTGCTGGACGAGCCGACCAACCACCTCGACGTGCAGCACCAGGTGGAGCTACTGGCCCTGCTGCGCGCCCAGCGCCGGACGACGCTGATCTCGCTGCACGACCTCAACGCGGCCGCCTCGCTCTGCGACCGGCTGCACGTACTGCACGAGGGAGCGGTGGTGGCCTCGGGGTCGCCGCGCGAGGTGCTCACCCCGGAGCTGCTGGCGGCGGTGTTCGGGGTCCGCGCGGCGGTGCTGGAGCACCCGCTCACCGGTGACCCGCTGATCGCCTTCGACCACCGTGCGCCCGCACCGCAGGACGCGCCCGAACCGGTGTGA
- a CDS encoding isocyanide synthase family protein, translating to MPPVGTSTPHAPSVARTCAAILNLLLPHRRTADPDTTGGIDSFPEQLRQIADFVRAEDPIVITLPGFPCKSPSPAKVLGHLPDEGERLSLTFLNGLCSAIHEVYAPGARMVICSDGHIFGDLIHVPDDHIDAYADELAAMIRREHLDHLSVFDLRDVLGDLPYDAKRAHVHSQYAPTVEELRVEVKSDEATLALYRGITRFLTEDTVGFEGTRSALQRECRQRAYGVIQRSRAWGDLIAEHHTRSVRLSIHPQRRGSAKFGIRLLDAQDAWSTPWHSTVVHRRDGGWELMRRSEAEQLGRVIVRDGRPSHVEAW from the coding sequence ATGCCGCCCGTCGGCACCAGTACACCGCACGCGCCGTCCGTCGCACGCACCTGCGCCGCCATCCTGAACCTGCTCCTGCCCCACCGCCGCACCGCCGACCCCGACACCACCGGCGGCATCGACAGCTTCCCCGAACAGCTGCGCCAGATAGCTGACTTCGTCCGCGCCGAGGACCCGATCGTCATCACGCTGCCCGGCTTCCCCTGCAAGTCCCCGAGCCCCGCCAAGGTCCTCGGCCATCTCCCCGACGAGGGCGAACGCCTCTCCCTCACCTTCCTCAACGGCCTCTGCTCGGCCATCCATGAGGTGTACGCGCCCGGCGCCAGGATGGTGATCTGCTCCGACGGGCACATCTTCGGCGACCTGATCCACGTCCCGGACGACCACATCGACGCCTACGCCGACGAACTTGCCGCCATGATCCGGCGCGAACACCTCGACCACCTCTCGGTGTTCGACCTGCGCGACGTCCTCGGCGACCTCCCCTACGACGCTAAGCGCGCCCACGTGCACTCCCAGTACGCGCCCACCGTCGAGGAGTTGCGCGTCGAGGTGAAGTCCGACGAGGCCACCCTGGCCCTCTACCGGGGCATCACCCGGTTCCTGACCGAGGACACGGTCGGTTTCGAGGGCACCAGATCGGCCCTCCAGCGCGAGTGCAGACAGCGCGCCTACGGCGTCATCCAGCGCAGCCGGGCCTGGGGCGACCTCATCGCCGAGCACCACACCCGCTCTGTGCGGCTGTCCATCCACCCGCAGCGGCGCGGCAGCGCCAAGTTCGGCATCCGGCTGCTCGACGCCCAGGACGCCTGGAGCACACCGTGGCACTCCACTGTTGTCCACCGCCGCGACGGAGGTTGGGAGTTGATGCGCCGCAGCGAGGCCGAACAGCTCGGCCGCGTCATCGTCCGCGACGGCCGGCCCAGCCACGTCGAAGCCTGGTAG
- a CDS encoding TIGR03943 family protein: protein MRREVRAVLQVLLGAAVLHISLFSELYLRYVRKALRPYLVATGVLLVLIGLVSAVCVVRDLWRGGQHDDDHGHAHAHHGHAHGGSRIAWLLTLPVLGIFLIAPDALGAYTAQRSVDTTVKPAGAGGFPPLAATDPLPLRLADFDALALWDSNASLKGRRVELTGFATPKKDGGWYLARLTISCCAADAQTSKVEIRGVGAPPSGAWVRIVGIWQPDGPPGQGGALPVLAAQQLTGTSEPGDPYE from the coding sequence GTGAGGCGCGAGGTCCGGGCGGTCCTGCAGGTGCTGCTGGGCGCGGCGGTGCTGCACATCTCGCTGTTCAGCGAGCTCTACCTGCGGTACGTGCGCAAGGCGCTGCGGCCGTATCTGGTCGCCACCGGTGTGCTGCTGGTCCTGATCGGCCTGGTCAGCGCGGTCTGCGTCGTGCGGGACCTGTGGCGCGGCGGGCAGCACGACGACGATCACGGCCACGCACACGCCCACCACGGGCACGCCCACGGCGGTTCGCGGATCGCCTGGCTGCTGACGCTGCCGGTGCTCGGCATCTTCCTGATCGCGCCCGACGCGCTGGGCGCCTACACCGCACAGCGCTCGGTCGACACCACCGTCAAGCCGGCCGGCGCGGGCGGCTTCCCGCCGCTGGCCGCCACCGACCCGCTGCCGCTGCGGCTGGCCGACTTCGACGCGTTGGCGCTCTGGGACTCCAACGCCTCGCTGAAGGGCCGCCGCGTGGAACTCACCGGCTTCGCCACCCCGAAGAAGGACGGCGGCTGGTACCTCGCCCGGCTGACCATCAGCTGCTGCGCCGCGGACGCGCAGACCAGCAAGGTCGAGATCCGCGGCGTCGGCGCGCCGCCGAGCGGCGCCTGGGTGCGGATCGTCGGCATCTGGCAGCCCGACGGCCCGCCCGGTCAGGGCGGGGCCCTGCCCGTACTGGCCGCGCAGCAGTTGACAGGTACCTCGGAGCCGGGTGACCCGTATGAATGA
- a CDS encoding MFS transporter: MASTAALNQPAVKDRWSLVAVAGMLSFVAMLDMNIVNLALPDLSRSFGISAGTAQWAALGYQLPLVALLLPAGRWLDQVGTRAALLFAVGGFALCSAAAAAAPWAAWLITARLAQGAFGAVLFVLMPVLAARSVRPELRGRAMSVPATLGPLGAVTGPALGGLLLDHLGWRAIFLVKLPVCVAALVIAYRDAPLGGGLRLPDRASLGDAGLVGGAVAALLLALTLSPGSPAWLLLAVVALPLTALWWRRPGARPISSALRDSGTYGVHGAVLALAAAFAAMRYVLALHLQQDDAVSATATGLTTLCFPLGMGLAGPLGGRLADRFGARRLAAIGATVTAVGLLLLVPLSTGRSLPDIAWRLALAGIGMGLYGGPVQSLVMTALPPDRIATGGSAVQLARSLGFTLGPALATAAWGLSGSGPGGVRAGLGLAAAAACSAALLLAFHGTATRRSPSAPRPKEPVS; encoded by the coding sequence ATGGCCTCCACCGCAGCGCTCAACCAGCCTGCCGTCAAGGACCGTTGGAGTCTGGTCGCAGTCGCCGGGATGCTGTCCTTCGTGGCGATGCTCGACATGAACATCGTCAATCTCGCCCTCCCCGATCTCTCGCGTAGCTTCGGGATCTCCGCCGGTACTGCCCAGTGGGCCGCGCTCGGCTACCAACTCCCGCTCGTGGCACTGCTGTTGCCTGCCGGTCGATGGCTGGACCAGGTCGGGACACGCGCCGCGCTGCTGTTCGCGGTCGGCGGCTTCGCGCTGTGCAGTGCGGCGGCTGCGGCCGCACCCTGGGCGGCCTGGCTGATCACCGCCCGGCTGGCCCAAGGCGCTTTCGGAGCCGTCCTCTTCGTGCTGATGCCGGTGCTCGCCGCCCGGTCGGTACGGCCCGAATTGCGCGGGCGGGCGATGAGCGTGCCCGCCACGCTCGGCCCACTCGGTGCGGTGACCGGGCCGGCATTGGGCGGCCTGCTGCTCGACCACCTCGGGTGGCGGGCGATATTCCTGGTCAAGTTGCCGGTCTGCGTCGCCGCCCTGGTGATCGCCTACCGAGACGCGCCGCTGGGGGGCGGGCTGCGGCTACCCGACCGGGCCTCACTGGGTGACGCCGGCCTGGTCGGAGGCGCGGTGGCGGCGCTGCTCCTGGCGCTGACCCTCTCCCCCGGCTCCCCCGCATGGCTGCTGTTGGCCGTCGTGGCTCTGCCGCTGACCGCGCTCTGGTGGAGAAGACCCGGCGCGCGGCCCATCAGCTCGGCACTGCGGGACTCCGGGACGTACGGGGTCCACGGGGCCGTCCTCGCTCTGGCGGCGGCCTTCGCCGCGATGCGCTACGTACTCGCCCTGCACCTCCAGCAGGACGATGCCGTGAGCGCCACCGCCACCGGGCTGACCACGCTCTGCTTCCCACTCGGGATGGGCCTGGCCGGGCCGCTCGGCGGACGGCTCGCGGACCGCTTCGGCGCCCGACGGCTCGCCGCCATCGGCGCCACCGTGACCGCAGTCGGCCTGCTGCTGCTCGTCCCGCTGAGCACCGGACGGTCGCTTCCCGATATCGCATGGCGGCTCGCGCTGGCCGGCATCGGCATGGGCCTGTACGGCGGGCCGGTCCAGTCACTGGTGATGACCGCCCTACCACCGGACCGGATCGCCACAGGTGGGTCGGCGGTACAGCTGGCGCGCAGCCTCGGCTTCACCCTCGGGCCGGCGCTCGCCACCGCGGCGTGGGGCCTGAGCGGCTCCGGCCCCGGCGGCGTACGAGCCGGACTGGGACTCGCCGCAGCCGCCGCCTGCTCAGCCGCGCTCCTGCTCGCCTTCCACGGCACTGCCACCCGACGATCACCCTCTGCCCCCCGCCCGAAGGAACCCGTTTCATGA
- a CDS encoding iron ABC transporter permease, which yields MTIEAVVAAGRRPVRTVPVGLVAAVLAVALLVALTVAVSLGAVDIPVGEVWTVVGRRLAGDTPQPGTRDLIVWQLRAPRALLAAVVGAGLGLVGTAVQAMVRNPLADPYLLGISSGASLGAVAMIVLGAGVGSAVGIGVSSAAFAGALASFALVWTLARRGGGFAPMRLVLAGVGIGQFLSGFTSFLVLQAGDDQQTRGVLFWLMGSLGGATWSQLPLPVAAVALGLLVLQGRARSLNALLMGDETAAGLGVDVTRLRRELFAVTSLLTGVLVAVSGAIGFVGLLVPHVCRLMVGGDHRRLLPLSALAGAVLLVVVDTVARTALAAQEVPIGVVTSLIGAPVLLYLLDRRLERS from the coding sequence ATGACCATCGAAGCGGTCGTGGCGGCCGGCCGCCGGCCCGTACGCACCGTTCCGGTCGGCCTGGTCGCCGCGGTGCTGGCCGTCGCCCTGCTCGTTGCGCTCACCGTCGCGGTGTCGCTGGGCGCGGTCGACATCCCTGTCGGCGAGGTGTGGACGGTGGTCGGCCGCCGACTGGCGGGGGACACGCCGCAGCCGGGCACCCGCGACCTGATCGTCTGGCAACTGCGGGCACCACGAGCCCTGTTGGCGGCAGTGGTCGGAGCGGGGCTCGGCCTGGTCGGCACGGCCGTCCAGGCGATGGTCCGCAATCCGCTGGCCGACCCCTACCTGCTGGGCATCTCCTCCGGCGCGTCGCTGGGCGCGGTCGCGATGATCGTCCTCGGTGCCGGGGTGGGCTCGGCCGTCGGGATCGGAGTCTCCTCGGCGGCGTTCGCCGGGGCGCTGGCCTCTTTCGCGCTGGTGTGGACCCTCGCCCGGCGCGGGGGAGGCTTCGCGCCGATGCGGCTGGTGCTGGCGGGCGTGGGGATCGGGCAGTTCCTGTCCGGGTTCACCAGCTTCCTCGTGCTGCAGGCCGGCGACGACCAGCAGACCCGCGGCGTCCTGTTCTGGCTGATGGGCAGCCTCGGCGGCGCCACTTGGAGCCAACTACCGCTCCCTGTCGCTGCCGTGGCCCTGGGCCTGCTCGTGCTGCAGGGGCGCGCCCGCTCCCTCAACGCGCTGCTGATGGGCGACGAGACGGCCGCCGGACTCGGCGTGGACGTCACCCGGCTGCGGCGCGAACTCTTCGCGGTGACCAGCCTGCTGACCGGCGTCCTGGTCGCCGTCTCCGGGGCGATCGGCTTCGTCGGTCTGCTGGTGCCGCACGTCTGCCGCCTGATGGTCGGGGGCGACCACCGCCGTCTGCTGCCCCTCTCGGCGCTGGCCGGGGCGGTGCTGCTGGTCGTGGTGGACACCGTCGCCCGTACCGCACTCGCCGCGCAGGAGGTGCCGATCGGCGTGGTGACCTCCCTGATTGGCGCACCCGTCCTGCTCTACCTGCTGGACCGACGCCTGGAGCGCAGTTGA
- a CDS encoding ABC transporter substrate-binding protein, translating to MRSRALCGAAAAVALFVTGCGSNAKSGDSAATAGARASTTAAYPVKVTDCAGAQTNFTSAPQKIVTSNASSLEMLLWLGAGDRVIGTGFPPGVGTMPAQFAGQAVKVPVLGQTVIAKEKLLGSGADLYVDTFAAMGSMGGAMGSAPTEQEFAAAGIKHIYLHSTACATMLKGPQQDLSQVEADIRSLGAVTGTSAKADALVAGMEQKVGAVRTALKGVSADQEPSYFFFDYDAGTKQPMAECDKQVANAVITLAGARNIFGDCDGVFKAVSWEDVVAKNPDWIQLGVRNQGSDAANQKAFDAAEQFLKDFPATKGLKAVQEGHFVRIGSEVTTIAGVRDADTVQQIAHIIHPDLVKDGQ from the coding sequence ATGCGTTCTCGCGCTTTGTGCGGTGCGGCCGCCGCGGTTGCCCTTTTCGTCACGGGTTGCGGCAGCAATGCCAAGTCGGGCGATTCAGCGGCGACGGCCGGGGCGAGAGCATCCACGACCGCCGCCTACCCCGTCAAGGTCACCGACTGCGCGGGGGCGCAGACCAATTTCACGTCCGCCCCGCAGAAGATCGTCACCAGCAACGCCTCCAGCCTGGAGATGCTGCTGTGGCTCGGCGCGGGGGACCGGGTGATCGGCACCGGCTTTCCGCCCGGTGTCGGCACCATGCCGGCCCAGTTCGCCGGCCAGGCCGTCAAGGTGCCGGTGCTGGGTCAGACGGTCATCGCCAAGGAGAAGCTGCTCGGCTCCGGCGCCGACCTGTACGTCGATACCTTCGCCGCCATGGGTTCGATGGGCGGGGCGATGGGCTCCGCCCCCACCGAGCAGGAGTTCGCCGCCGCCGGCATCAAGCACATCTACCTGCACTCCACGGCCTGCGCCACGATGCTGAAGGGCCCGCAACAGGACCTCTCCCAGGTCGAGGCCGACATCAGGAGCCTGGGCGCGGTCACCGGCACCTCGGCCAAGGCCGATGCGCTGGTGGCGGGGATGGAGCAGAAGGTCGGCGCGGTGCGAACAGCCCTCAAGGGCGTCAGCGCGGACCAGGAGCCGTCGTACTTCTTCTTCGACTACGACGCCGGGACGAAGCAGCCGATGGCCGAGTGCGACAAGCAGGTCGCTAATGCGGTGATCACCCTGGCCGGCGCCCGGAACATCTTCGGCGACTGCGACGGGGTCTTCAAGGCGGTCTCCTGGGAGGACGTGGTCGCCAAGAACCCCGACTGGATCCAGCTCGGCGTGCGCAACCAGGGCAGCGACGCGGCGAACCAGAAGGCATTCGACGCGGCCGAGCAGTTCCTGAAGGACTTCCCGGCTACCAAGGGCCTCAAGGCCGTCCAGGAAGGCCACTTCGTGCGGATCGGCTCGGAGGTGACCACCATCGCCGGCGTCCGCGACGCCGACACCGTCCAGCAGATCGCCCACATCATCCACCCCGACCTGGTCAAGGACGGCCAGTAG
- a CDS encoding cytochrome P450, whose product MTQPEHDPTVTPHCPVTGATTAEPIPLYGAAYKSDPYDLYREMREAGPVHRVRFPSRIAAWLVTGHDAAHHSLNDPRLGKNHALGNDYWRSLASIMPEPQHSQLQVHLLHQDPPKHTDMRRLVLDAFAPRRIEELRPRFQDLADTLVDALPDESGADLVQGFAAHYPFQVLAEVIGLPPELATRFDRDWGKVVQPVGPQDPGRPAYEGRLRGLQTYIADVVAHKRAHWDDDLLSRLVVAQERGELSKEELDSMIFQLLVAGQEPVTNQITTMLITLLRHPDQLARLREEPALMPRAIEELLRYDSAFELTTWRFFAEDSDLHGTRIPAGDSVIISLCAANRDPEQFPDADTLDLERTPNSHLAFGHGIHFCPGAALARAELQVAIATLLTRLPGLRPAGDLNDLVWIPAVLARGVNKLPVAYDKRT is encoded by the coding sequence ATGACCCAGCCCGAGCACGACCCGACCGTCACCCCCCACTGCCCGGTCACTGGCGCCACCACGGCCGAGCCGATACCGCTGTACGGCGCCGCCTACAAGAGCGACCCGTACGACCTCTACCGCGAGATGCGCGAGGCCGGCCCCGTCCACCGGGTCCGCTTCCCCAGCCGCATCGCCGCCTGGCTGGTCACCGGCCATGACGCCGCTCACCACTCGCTGAACGACCCGCGCCTGGGCAAGAACCACGCCCTGGGCAACGACTACTGGCGCAGCCTGGCCTCGATCATGCCCGAGCCGCAGCACTCCCAGCTCCAGGTCCACCTGCTGCACCAGGACCCGCCCAAGCACACCGACATGCGCCGCCTGGTCCTGGACGCGTTCGCGCCGCGCCGCATCGAGGAGTTGCGCCCTCGCTTCCAGGACCTGGCGGACACCCTGGTCGACGCTCTTCCGGACGAGAGCGGCGCCGATCTCGTCCAGGGCTTCGCCGCGCACTACCCCTTCCAGGTCCTCGCCGAGGTCATCGGCCTGCCCCCCGAGCTGGCGACCAGGTTCGACCGGGACTGGGGCAAGGTCGTCCAGCCCGTCGGACCACAGGACCCCGGCCGTCCTGCCTACGAAGGCCGGCTGCGCGGCCTGCAGACCTATATCGCCGACGTCGTCGCCCACAAGCGCGCGCACTGGGACGACGACCTGCTCAGCCGCCTCGTCGTCGCCCAGGAGAGGGGGGAACTCAGCAAGGAGGAACTGGACTCCATGATCTTCCAGCTCCTGGTCGCCGGCCAGGAGCCGGTCACCAACCAGATCACCACCATGCTGATCACGCTGCTGCGCCATCCCGACCAGCTCGCCCGACTGCGCGAGGAGCCCGCCCTCATGCCCCGGGCGATCGAGGAACTCCTGCGCTACGACAGCGCGTTCGAGCTCACCACCTGGCGGTTCTTCGCCGAGGACAGCGACCTGCACGGCACCCGCATCCCGGCCGGCGACTCCGTGATCATCTCGCTCTGCGCGGCCAACCGCGACCCCGAGCAGTTCCCCGACGCCGACACTCTCGACCTGGAGCGCACGCCGAACTCCCACCTCGCCTTCGGCCACGGTATCCACTTCTGCCCCGGCGCGGCTCTCGCGCGCGCCGAACTCCAGGTCGCCATCGCCACTTTGCTCACCCGTCTGCCCGGTCTTCGGCCCGCCGGCGACCTGAACGATCTCGTCTGGATCCCCGCGGTGCTGGCCCGCGGCGTCAACAAGCTGCCCGTCGCCTACGACAAGCGCACCTGA